The stretch of DNA CAGTTCCGAAGAGGATGATATCGAAAACACAGAGCGGCGGTACAAGTGCTTTGTCTTCTGCCTGGCCGAAAAGGGAAATCTTTTGGATTCCAATGGCTACTTGGATGTGGAAATGATCGACCAATTTGAACCTGTGAGCGATGAACTTCGAGAAATTCTCTACgaatgcaaaaagttgcacGACGATGAGGAAGATCACTGTGAATATGCATTTAAAATGGTGACTTGTCTGACGGAAAGCTTGGAGCAGAGCGATGAGGTCACCGAAGCGgagaaaaattcaaacaaattaaatgaataatcGAACAAAAACTGGTTAAGCTACTTAAACGCAATTGTTTTGCGCCAGTGGGAAATTCACAAGCAACTCTTTAGTTTCATTTCAACAATGTTCACCTACAGACTTGTATTTATTGCGCCTCTGATATTGGTTTTGATCAGCATAGTTAAGGTCTGCTTGACTTATTTATCCGCATATTATTTTGGtattctaaaatataattttataggcCCGCCATCCCTTTGACATTTTTCATTGGAATTCGAAGGATTTTGAAGAGTGTTTACACGTTAATAACATTTCCATCAGCGAATACGAAAAATACGCACGGTTCGAGACTCTGGATTACCTACTCAACGAGAGTGTGGACCTACGGTACAAATGCAATATCAAATGCCAGCTGGAAAGGGATTCAACGAAGTGGCTAAATGATAAAGGTAAAATGGATCTGGACCTGATAAATGCCACCAGTGAGGCAGCGGAATCCATTACAAAGTGCATGCATCAGGCTTCCGAAGAACCTTGTGCGTACAGCTTTAAACTAGTGATATGTGCCTTTAAAGCCGGTCATCCCACTACCGATTCCGAATAATTGTTATTAGCTTATACATATGAAATCAAGAGAACGATTTCAGCTGATTGAAACTAAGAATCTCAAGGAATTGAAAGAGAAATGTGGAAAGACAGGTTTATTAACCAAAAATCCATTGCTTCCATAGAGTATtcagtttaatattttgaaaatgttcttcAGCTGCTGAAGAACCGTGTGCATACAGcttttaattatacccgttactcgtagagtaaaagggtatactagattcgtgcaaaagtatgtaacaggtagaaggaagcgtttccgaccctataaactatatatattcttgatcaggatcactagccgagtcgatctagccatgtccgtctgtccgtctgtctgtccgtctttccgtctgtctgtctgtatgaacgctgagatctcggaaactataaaagctagaagattgacattttgcatgcagattctaggagttcctacgcagcgcaagtttgtttcaaaagggtgccacgccccctctaacgcccacaatcgctaatatacgattttaaaaatttttaatatttcagaaaagtaaaaatgcagttttatggtgtttaccaatacctatcgaaatgtagaagaaattttttaaatcggaccattcgttaaaaagttacggcggatcaaagttttatctccatctccttcgcacttcctttagctgagtaacgggtatctgatagtcggggcacccgactatagcgttctctcttgttttgtaatGATTTGTGCCTTTAATGCCtttgaataaaattcaataatattataatttatgtgaGAATCTCGGcacaataatcattaaattattttgaataatgtaaaaataaagtcGAGTtaatatattcaaattattaccttattttttactttaataagTACTTCCGATGATTGACTTGCACTATCTCAAGGAAATGGAAGATAAAATTTACTTAATCGTAAGCAAGTTAAATCTACAAGTATAATCGTGGAAAACTGGTTTATCACCCaatttaaaagcattttttttttaatattataaatgagAAATTCTCCAATAACTGATCAGTTTGATTCTAACAATGTTCGTCAACAGACTTGAAATATTTGCGCTTCTCACCTTGGCTTTAATGAGCCGTGCTAGCGTGAGATAATCAAACTAAACAATCCTGATTTATTGGcactataaataaattcctttCAGGCCAACCATCCCTTTGACTTTTTTGAAGGAACCCTAGACGATTTTGATGATTGTCtggaaattaataatattaccatTGAGGAGTACGAAAAGTTTGAGGAGTTTGAAAACTTGGATAACGTGCTCAGCGAAAATGTGAAACTGAAGTACAAGTGCAACATAAAATGTCAGCTGGAAAGGGAGCCAACAAAATGGCTGAATGATCTGGGTAAAATTGATGTGGGTTCAATGAACGCCACCAGTGAGGCAGCGGAATCCATTACCAAGTGCATGGATCAGGCTTCTAAGGAACCCTGTGCTTACGCCTTTAAGCTAGTTATTTGTGCTTTCAAGTCCGGTCACTCCGTCATCGAGTTTGAATCATATGATCGTGTACTAGACGAAACCTCTGAACTGGCTTCGGAACAGCAGTCAGCTCTTGACGAATCCGATATTATAGATGTTGTTTGAAACAGACCATTGAAACGTACCATATTTATTGTGAAAATCACAGTTCATATTCCTACAAACAAATGTATAAAATTCAACAAAGTGTCGCCATAGTTGGTCAgggcaataaattttaattagaaaaacgggaaaaaaataattaacaagCTCGGTGCATTTGCGGGCTGATTAgcataattaaatgaaattgcaTGAGGCGTGCCACAGGGCGTttgaatcgaatcgaatcaaaCCGATTCGAATGGAATCCAATTAATTGCTTTGGCCTGGAATCACGCAGCAGGTTAGCACATAACACAAATAATTGATTTATCGCATATAAGGTAGATATAAGTGCTGGCCGATACTGTGAGTAGGGTTTTGGCCATATTTCTCAGGGACTGCCTCCGATTTGCCAgatgtgtgtgtatgtccTTTTGTCGTTCCCGAGcaggaaaaaacattttcgccCGCACAATGCGATTCCGTTACAGTTTtccacggggcgtatgagtgTTTGTTTGTGTGCGACTTTTTGTCGCTTTCCTTTGTGCCGGCAGGCGAATGCAACGGAAGTTGTCATGTTGCATTGTTGCAGCTGCTGTTGATGCCGCTGCCATTGTTATTTCGTAAGGAGGGGCAACTCGGGGACGGGGATCGGGAATCGGCTGAAAGAAAAGGCGAGCGTGCTACGCCCACACACTTGACTGGCCCGCTCTGCCACCTCTCGGCTTTCGATTGTCAGCTCAACTTCACGCCGCcgaggggcgtggcacattAGTGGCAACAGCACGGcaatacaaaaatgaaaaaaaaaatacaaaaaaaggagaacaGAGAACAGAAAAACCAGCGAATACATGATTGTCAACACGCACACTCCCACCGACCGGGGCAGCGACAAcacggcgtatgagtaatatgtCTGGCTGCCTCGCTGGCGGTGCCTGCGCCATGTCAACATGCAAAACAACAATGGGGCGGAAGTGCATTGTAAACGTACCGTGCACTGCACCCCAAAAAGTGCCCCCACATGCCGCCAGAAATTGCCACCTCCCCATGGGTGAGTgcaattataattttgtaaatcgACGGAAGTTCGGATAAACATACGCAAAACGTTTGCCAGCGCCCTGGTCGAAAAGGATGTAAAAAGGTGAACATGGTTACCCCTCAGGCCAATGCTATTTTGGTCGGTTGTCGAAACCCGGGAAAACAGTATACTAGGGGTACGCTTATGCAAAAAGCAGTCAAAATCATTGCATATATTTAGGtaacgaaaaataaaagtgattaaaaatatatccgtcttattgaattttaaataataatgtaaaGAAAGCTGgggaaaacataaaaacaaattgttttacaAAGAACCTTGtcagtaaaaaattaaatttagtcaATTTCGACttagattttataaaaaatgctactcattttttcataatattatgatttttattttaaatttaacttactttttaatatcttcaaataaaacgaaaatccTTATAGGTATAAAAGTaggtttataaatattaatcggTTTGGAATCAGAATCGTAGAtcataaataagaaaatttacgTTAAATTGctctattattttaaagattttccgTAAAATGTTAAGCAGCCAAAAAGATAAATTtccttttcatatttttctgatCCTATCATGAGCAGTTGCTGCTTAAAGATGGAACCCCATCTCCCTGCGCAAAAAGCAATCTAATCACGCCCCTAACCCCCTGCACACATGccagaaattaaattcaacGAGCAAACTTACACTGCGCTGCATACTTCAGCAACTGCCAATAAAGTGCTTGGCGTAAAgcagccaaaacaaaaaaaactccGAAAAAAACGAGGGAAACTTATACTTCTTTTCCCCTGCCTTCAGCTTATGCTGCGCTACACTTTCTGTTGCTTCGAGTGCGCTTATCAAAAGACACACAAGGCACTGACATGCatcgaaaaggaaaaaaaattaaaggggGATGGGATTGGAATGGTATGGAATGGAAAAGCAAAGGGATGGAAAGGCGACGAAGCGGAGCGCGTAAGTTTTCCAGTTTTTCTGCAGCGTCTTTACTTTGGGAGAAAGCGGGGCAGGACTCTTTGCAAGTTCTGCATATGACTGCAGGCACGTCTTGGAGACCCC from Drosophila takahashii strain IR98-3 E-12201 chromosome 2R, DtakHiC1v2, whole genome shotgun sequence encodes:
- the Obp57c gene encoding general odorant-binding protein 57c translates to MFKLGVLLILAVIVVFTQSLPVLEESNMVAECLASNNISQAEFQELIDRASSEEDDIENTERRYKCFVFCLAEKGNLLDSNGYLDVEMIDQFEPVSDELREILYECKKLHDDEEDHCEYAFKMVTCLTESLEQSDEVTEAEKNSNKLNE
- the Obp57b gene encoding general odorant-binding protein 57b, with product MFTYRLVFIAPLILVLISIVKARHPFDIFHWNSKDFEECLHVNNISISEYEKYARFETLDYLLNESVDLRYKCNIKCQLERDSTKWLNDKGKMDLDLINATSEAAESITKCMHQASEEPCAYSFKLVICAFKAGHPTTDSE
- the Obp57a gene encoding general odorant-binding protein 57a, whose amino-acid sequence is MFVNRLEIFALLTLALMSRASANHPFDFFEGTLDDFDDCLEINNITIEEYEKFEEFENLDNVLSENVKLKYKCNIKCQLEREPTKWLNDLGKIDVGSMNATSEAAESITKCMDQASKEPCAYAFKLVICAFKSGHSVIEFESYDRVLDETSELASEQQSALDESDIIDVV